The DNA window TTTTATGACttctggtgctgacgtaagacaaacCGTGTCCCTTATGTGACCAAAGgctgaacaaatacactacggtccTAAGAccatagtggccattaacagtaaGCTTCTACATCTGGGTTGCCACAAGTgcagcacaggggccatctgtagTCCATGACTCAGGGGCAGTACGGCTCGGATGGTAGAATGggcgtgccagcgacttgagggttccaggtttgatccccgcttccgccatcctagtcacttccgttgtgtccctgggcaagacacttttacccaccttctctcagtgccacccacaacttagatattgggtttcactgtgtaaaactctttgagtcactagagaaaaagcgctatataaatataattcacttcatttgtcATTGTCCTTAAGCACATTACGAAAAACTAAAAATTGTAATCTCAagtgcacccctggtggtgaaatctatcaaaatgagggatttttccaattgactgcgtatcggttttaaaagtgctccccctctggtcaacatatgaaataacaagtgtgtgtaaaaatttaaagtgctcctcctctggctaACATACGTAATAacgagtgtgtgtaagaaattgaaatgcgccccctttgaccaaaattaattaaaaaaatataaacatatgtaataacgtgaagtaaataacaaagattaaaaaacaattaaaaacaaacatttttttcatttttcttttacCTAAAGCAGTCTTTTCATCTcaatgtgtcgacttctttcttaaaaaattgggaacaatttctcatattctttctgtttctgtagaattgcaatattttctcgtaaaattgttactttttaatgcaaaatggcgacatttgtcatacaagATTTGgacttttatcgcaatattgccaatctgtttgttgttcttgtaaaagagTGACATTTtcttggagtaaaatgatgacctgtgtcatcattttgccaagtaaaattacgattattatgacattgccaaaatgttaatgttttcttataaaattgtgacttttgtcgagttgtgtttatattggttttatatgcatttattttttgtttttattcagtcattggtggagctcaggatagtatttgaatgttgtttttaatattgttgtgcagcactttggaaacatttcgttgtttaaatataaataaagtggattggattgagtaaaatgacgagtcttttcataaaactgcccaaattttaagcttttcttgtaaaattgcgattgtTATTGAGTACGATTCCAACATTTATCTTAacgttgcacaaatgttcagtttttcttgtaaaattttgaattccatccatccatccatccatccatcatcttccgcttatccgaggtcgggtcgcgggggcagcagcctaagcagggaagcccagacttccctctctccagccactttgtttTGAATTTTGAATTGCATTGAGTAAAATCATGTCTTTTATATTAACACTGCAGAaaatcaaagtttttcttgtgaaattgtgaccttttttttgtgaaattccaactaattttttcacactaagcttttttttttatatatatatatttgcatggtatgtatatattattaatgttgtaaatacaaatgtttatacatttagaaagggtggtcaccAAGAGGTCTGCATTTTTCAAAGGTCTCAAGGATGTAAGAAATacgataatgtgtgtgtgtgtgtgtgtgtgtgtgtgtgtgtgtgtgtgtgtgtgtgcgcagtgttTCCAAAGCTGATAGAAACCAAAGGCGTCCCTGTGGTTCTGCACGGAGTGTCCTTGGTTCTGCTGGTGTTGTGTCTGCTGTCGTCGACCATCAGCATCCTGGTGTCGCTCTACAACAGCGTCAGTAACCCCTACGAGACCTACATGGGGCCCGTGGCCATCTACACCTGCAGCTCTATCAGCGGTCAGTACCAAGCGGCGAGCAGGAATAAAATCATCAGGAGCCAATGTAGTCCATAAATTGTCTAGGACTTGTTTGTTTTAACCAggataaacaaacaaacacaaatggTGTTctttatagttgtttttttttacaaacttttgGCCAATTGTACACATTTTTTAGTCCACATGTCCTTTTTTTCTTGGATtcgtaattgtttttttgtttgctttttccAGAAATGTTTTTATAGTTTATGGCTGTAGTGCCCCCTACAGCTTTGGCATGCACTTAACACCCTTCTGATTGTTTTGGGATGGGAAAAGGGTATGGTACgaggccatgggtgtcaaactctggcccgcgggccaaatttggcccctgaggcaatatgaaattaacattagagctggcccgccggtattatacagcggcagtgccgctgtaacaccgcattcaccagtAATActcatactttccaaccctcccgattttcccggactcccaaatttcagtgcccctcccgaaaatctcccggggcaaccattcttccaaatttctcccgatttccacctggacgacaatattgagggcgtaaggcactgcctttagcgtcctctacaacctgtcgtcacatccgcttttcctacgtacaaatagcgtgccaacccactCACATAATGcccgcggcttttacacacacacacaagtgaatgcaaggcatacttgttcaacagccatacaggtcacactgagggtggccgtataaacaactttaacactgttacaaatatgcgccacactgtgaacccacaccaaacaagaataataaacacatttcgggagaagatccacaccgtaacacaacataaacacaacagaacaaatatccagaccccccttgcagcactaactcttccgggatgctaaaatatacccccccgcccccaagcaataattaacgttttattcatgcactttctcttgctacttcaaggcttgaatgtttgattcattcattattgttattttatttgcaaatgtattagcctgtggaaaaagtttattttgatatttacctcagagggctgcaaatagaaaagaggcattacatttttatttaaattttatttgatatgccattgatattttttaattattattattgttatttaaaactcaattttgcatgtcactataaagttatataagccttgcttgttcaatattcaatgcaaaacttgtttgggtccctattaaaaggttcatttgtttaaccttggcccgtggttttgttcagttttaaatcttggcccactctgtatttgagtttgacacccctgtactaggcGGTTgatgtacaccaggggtcaccaacctttttgaaaccaagagatacttcttgggtactgattaatgcgaagggctaccagtttgatacacactttaataaattgccagaaatagccaatttgctcaatttacctttgatagaTAAATCTATAAACGTaaaaaatggctatttctgtctgtcattctgtcgtacatttttttgtagggaataaatgatgaaaaaaacacttaattgaacggtttaaaagaggagaaaacacacaaaaaaaatgaaaattacattttgaaacatagtttatcttcaatttcgactctttaaaattcaaaattcaacggaaaaatacgaagagaaaaactagctaattcgaatatttttgaaaaaatttaagaatttatggaacatcattagtcatttttcctgattaagattaattttagaattttgatgacatgttttaaataggttaaaatccaatctgcactttgttagaatatataacaaattggaccaagctatatttctaacaaagacaaatcgttatttcttctagattttccagaacaaaaatgttaaaagaaattcaaaatactttgaaataagatttaaatttgattctaaagattttctatatttgccagaatagtttttttttattttattcataataagtttgaagaaatatgtcacaaatattattcgtcgaaaaaacagaagctaaaatgaagaattacattaaaatgtatttattattccttacaataaaaaaaaaaattcacttgaacattgatttaaattgtcaggaaagaagaggaaggaatttaatgtgtttaaaaatcctaaaatcatttttaaggttgtattttttctccaaaattgtctttctgaaagttataagaagcaaagtaaaaaaataaatgaatttattcaaacaagtgaagaccaagtctttaaaatattttcttggattttcaaattctatttgagtttgtctctcttagaattaaaaatgtcgagcaaagcgagaccagcttgctagtaaataaataaaattttaaaaaatggaggcagctcactggtaagtgctgctatttgagctatttttagaacaggccagcgggcgactcatctggtccttacgggcgacctggtgttggtgacccctgggttcgagtgtccgccctaagttcggtaggttgtgagttcaaacccccggctgaatcataccaaagactataaaaatgagacccattaccgccctgcttggtactcaacaccaagggttggaattgggggttaaatcaccaaaaatgattcccgggcgcggccaccgctgctgctcactgctcccctcgcggtcaacacacccccgactctcaggtactatttaatctcactaaaacactagcaacacaataggcggataagggattttccagaattatactagtaaatgtttagtttggtttagtttagtttattaaggatccccattagtctacaccgcagtggagactattcttcctggggtccaggcaaaaaacatcacacaaacacacatcaaaagattaaaatgcagtacaacatgatccaataataaatggtcataatacaaaaatagcaacaacaaagaaccaaaaagtactaatacattttttgttacataataattttcataccaaagataaaaatagcaatataaaaatagatatactgtatgcattattgcaaaaataaaacaaagaaccaatggcctaaaatatacacattagtgtaccaaagacaaactataagtgacgaaaaagtatcatccatccattttctgctgcttatcccataaacaataaaatactcaatagtaaataaaaacagtcatgacattaggtacaatctagaataatctctttacgcaatacttctcattttagtctattcttaaagcccactatgtgtctaataacatctgaatcgctcccattgcaatcgcctttttttcactctaaatttcctcatccacgaatctttcatcctcgctcaaataatgggggaattgtcgctttactcggtccgaatcgctcttgctgctggtggctatgattataaacaatgtgagaatgcgAGGAGCCGttactgcacatgtcagcagactaattaggagtctttgtttgtttacttactactaaaagacaagttgtctagtatgctcactattttattgaaggacttaactgcaataataaacatatgtttaatgtaccctaagatttttggttaaaataaagccaataatgccattttttgtggtcccctttatttagaaaagtaaggAAAAGTATCACCGTGGTTGCCTGTTAGTTTCACCTGTCCCTTGTTTTAGACGTACACCTGTTGGTAATTACTGCCTTTTCTGTCGTTTCGACCTCACATCCTAGTTCTGTTCCACGCAACAAGTGACAACAATGATCCCCGTTTCTGGTaaacctgttttttgtattttactagcttccacgctatgctttgtgttttctagctcccatgctagctccttgTTTTGCCTTCTcgcatcacgcgcacatcgtctgctacttccggtacaggcaaggcttttttatttcagcaaaaatatggcaatatggcgaaatgatcaagtatgacacacagaatggagcggctatccccgtttgaataagaacatttaatttcagtaggcctttaacttgtttTACATCGTAAATTCTGCGTTTCCCCGCAGCGTGTTTGTCCTTCCTGGTCCTCGTCCTTTTCGTGGCCAACTTCCTGGCGACCACCATAGCCGAGGACCTGGTGAGGAGCTTCGCCGAGAACGTCCCGGTGGAGCTGAGGATCACCTCGTCCCAGATGCAGCTGGGCTACTTCCTGCTCATCCCGTACACGGTGCTCTCGCTGCTCGCCGTCGCCCTCATCTACGCCTACGACCACGCCGCCTACACCCAGCGGCGGGAGCAGCAGAGGCCCACGGAGGACGCGCCCAAGGAGATCATGATGTATTAGGACGCCCGCGCTATTTAAGTCGCTTAcagcgtgtatgtatgtatgtacagtcaaTGTTCTGGAAAGGGGGCGGGGCTATGTTGATGCCGTCTGCTTCCTGGGGAAATTACGTGCAGAATGAACCAAAAAAGGAACTCTATAGCAGTGTCTTTTAAGCCGAagcacatttttttattgaaaaaaatgcagaaatcattaaaggggaacattatcaccagacttatgtaagcgtcaatatatactttgatgctgcagaaaaaagaccgtatgtttttttaaccaatttccgaactctaaaagggtgaatttggtcgATTGAAGCGCCTTTCGATTGTTCGCCGTCGGAGCGATGACCtctcacccgtgacgtcacaacgggaagcaatccgccattttctcaaacacatgacacactccaagtcaaatcagctctgttattttccgttttttcgactgttttccgtaccttggagacatccacCAACAACACCCGTTGACTTACgaggagtgtgctaatcagacagtTTCTCACTacatgactggaagctaatcgatgctaacatgctatttaggctagcggtatgtacatttgtagcgatattttcatccagcctttccctccgcccacatttaatgccaaacaaacacatacccatcgacggattcaagttgcaccagtggtcaaaagatgcgaaagtcccccgtttgttctgcacaccttaccgacgatagcgatgctataacagagatgtgtggatatcctgcgatactcaaagcagatgcatttccatacgataaagtcaacgaaatcacaaaggtgagttttgttgatgttattgacttatgtgctaaccagacatatttgctcaccgcatgactggaagctaatcgatgccaacatgctatttaggctagctgtatgtatatttgtagcgatatttgcatccagcctttccctccacccacatgtaatgccaaacaaacacatcccaatcgacggattcaagttgcaccagtggtcaaaagatgcgaaagtccctcgtttgttctccacattttaccgacgatagcgatgctacgacagagatgtgtggatatcctgcgatactcaaagcagatgcatttccatacgataaagtcaacgaaatcacaaaggtgatttttgttgatgttattgacttatgtgctaaccaGAAATATTtactcacggcatgactgcaagctaatcgatgctaacatgctatttaggctagctgtatgtacatttgtagcgatATTTTCATCCTGCCTTTccctccgcccacatttaatgccaaacaaacacatacccatcgacggattcaagttgcaccagtggtcaaaagatgcgaaagtccctcgtttgttctccacattttaccgacaatagcgatgctacgacagagatgtgtggatatcctgcgacactcaaagcagatgcatttccatacgataaagtcaacaaaatcacaaaggtgagttttgttgatgtaattgaCTTATGTGCCGATCAGACATacttgctcacggcatgactggaagataatcgatgctaacatgctatttaggctagctgtatgtacatattgcatcattatgcctcatttgtagctatatttgcatccagcctttccctccacccacatttaatgccaaacaaacacataccaatcgacggattcaagttgcaccagtggtcaaaagatgcgaaagtcccccgtttgttctgcacattttaccgacgatagcgatgctacgacagagatgtgtggatatcctgcgatactcaaagcagatgcatttccatacgataaagtcaacgaaatcacaaaggtgagttttgttgatgttattgacttatgtgctaatcagacatatttgctcacggcatgactggaagctaatcgatgctaacatgctatttaggctagctgtatgtacatattgcatcattatgcctcatttgtagctatatttgcatccagcctttccctccgcccacatttaatgccaaacaaacacataccaatcgacggattcaagttgcaccagtggtcaaaagacgcgaaagtccctcgtttgttctgcacattttaccgacgatagcgatgctacgacaaagATAGCACataaatgtgtggatatcctgcgacactcaaagcagatgcatttccatacgataaagtcaacgaaatcacaaaggtgagttttgttgatgttattgacttatgtgctaatcagacatatttgctcacggcatgactggaagctaatcgatgctaacatgctatttaggctagctgtatgtacatattgcatcattatgcctcatttgtagctatatttgcatccagcctttccctccgcccacatttaatgccaaacaaacacatacatacataattaaggtacttaattaattaatttacacactataatacaaaacagggaaaacaaagggcgtgCTCAGTGGTGGATAATAATCTAGACTAAActcaaaacaaaacagcacaatggcatgactatatacaaataaacaaaatatactatcaacggtacaaaacaaaacaaaaccttgcacaaaggcataaatacaaataagatcttacgtggcgtggtcaaaacaataaTCAGCGTGGCAAGGAAAGGTAGATGCGTGGTCTTGAGGGTTCGATACAAAGTCCGGTAGGTAAAGCAGGTACGTAAGTAGCATgtaaagttcccaggacgaggacagggacagaatggcttaaataatgactatgatgattagtgacaggtgtgaggctgaggacaggagCGTGACTTGttgacaaggtggaaactaatgagtaactatggaaacaaacaaaactagaAAATGCAAAATGGGAAACAAGagaccaaaaacaaaacataaacccggattaacaggcatgacatttaataagtaggacacttttgtaTCCCCAGTTATTTtactgtgatttgtttttaagtgtcattgctccaaaaataataatgaatcaaaatccaaaattaaggctccaattattatataatctcaaatattccacctaaaaaagttattgggtgaaaatattgcatattttgtgtttttttccattttttttttccaatgttgatctagagatttaaaacttgcataatggtaaaaaattataatactgaataatgacacatttttaatttttttttttgaccaaaaccctttggggatcataactgagtggaggcttaaatgtatttttttatacatatattgtattggtttttaaaataaaaatgatgaaaatggcccccgcttgctctgatttttcagtgtgcggccctcggtggaaaaaatTTGGAAACCCctggcatagtgcaaagacttcctGCGtgatcagttgctacagagctccaaacttcatgtgaccttccaattagcccacgtacagtacgcagagagcttcatgaaatgggtttccatggccgagcgacTGCATCTAAGGCGTACATCACCCAAGTCCAACCCAAAGTGTGGGATATAGtggtgtaaaggatgtcaccactggactctagaacagTCCAGTATCACCCTTTTCCAtctggaccagtctgggtttggaggacTGCATTGtggcgagtgtgaaatttggtggaggaggaattatggtgtggggtcggtttttcaggagttgggcttccagtgaaagaaactttgaataatccaggataccaaaacatgttggacgattccatatcaatcatcaatcaatcaatcagtgtttatttatatagccccaaatcacaaatgtctcaaaggactgcacaaatcattacgactacgacatcctcggaagaacccacaaaagggcaaggaaaactcacacccagtgggcagggagaattcacatccagtgggacgccagtgacaatgctgactatgagaaaccttggagaggacctcagatgtgggcaacccccccgcccccctctaggggaccgaaagcaatggatgtcgagcgggtcttacatgatactgtgaaagttcaatccatagtggctccaacacagccgcgagagttcagttcaaagcggatccaagacagcagcgagagtcccgtccacaggaaaccatctcaagcggaggcggatcagcagcgtagagatgtccccaaccgatactgggtcttgactctggacagccagtacttcatccatggtcatcggaccggaccccctccacaagggaggggggggacataggagaaagaaaagaagcggcagatcaactggtctaaaaaggaggtctatttaaaggctagagtatatagatgattttaaggtgagacttaaatgcttctactgaggtggcatctcgaactgttaccgggagggcattccagagtactggagcccgaacggaaaacgctctatagcccgcagacttttttcataggatggcacttcaagttcatatgtttgcaggaggccaaatacttttggcaatatagtgtatctataGGTGTCATTCGAATAAAAGTAGGaggatctagagcaggggtcaccaacaccaggtcgcccgtaaggaccagatgagtcgcccgctggcctgttctaaaaatagctcaaatagcagcacttaccagtgagctgcctcaattttttaaatgttatttatttactagcaagctggtctcgctttgctcgacatttttaattctaagagagacaaaactcaaatagaattggaaaattcaagaaatatttaaaagacttggtcttcacttgtttaaataaattaattttttgactttgcttcttgtaactttcagaaagacaattttagagataaaaatacaactgtaaaaaatgattttaggatttttaaacacatacctttttaaattccttccttttctttcctgacaatttaaatcaatgttcaagtcaattaattttttttttattgta is part of the Nerophis ophidion isolate RoL-2023_Sa linkage group LG08, RoL_Noph_v1.0, whole genome shotgun sequence genome and encodes:
- the LOC133557232 gene encoding clarin-3; amino-acid sequence: MPSTSKTLYFTSSALATAISVGILGFAMSTEWATKTMICARGTGNFFNGSATITLELFDAKLERDICPLFGPPVDFPVFPKLIETKGVPVVLHGVSLVLLVLCLLSSTISILVSLYNSVSNPYETYMGPVAIYTCSSISACLSFLVLVLFVANFLATTIAEDLVRSFAENVPVELRITSSQMQLGYFLLIPYTVLSLLAVALIYAYDHAAYTQRREQQRPTEDAPKEIMMY